The Asticcacaulis excentricus CB 48 genome includes a window with the following:
- a CDS encoding Ppx/GppA family phosphatase codes for MSVPESSFAPLPIATALLAAYYTAVIDIGSNSVRLVIYRIEGRSIWPVHNEKVLAGLGRELMRSGRLSPSGCRDTLIALKRFRFIVDSYPLSQVHTVATAAIREAADGPGMVQSIEAETGFKVRVLSGAEEAYYSALGVLCGHDDAVGVVGDLGGSSLELIDLQGENAFKGITLPLGPFALGAPAAVDIDKTLTRIREVLTPHKDRFQFATFHAVGGAWRNLAIIWMQKANYPLQIVQQFELPAREALNICRLIATQSPASLERIRGVTKRRMEHLAYAALVLQALIETFGFDTINFSANGLREGVLFEQLPKDVQKRDPLIEGCAALGARQGISNDMGPALAQWVCDFYDTASGIDIPDVRLIRAAAKLADMGALLHPDHRADLVCDQVLRAPIPGQNHAERVFLACTLFTRYSGDAYTKEPVLISRILGDDGLERATRLGLALRLGCDLSAKSGALLSHAHLTQQGRDLVLEAKSGWEDLLLGEQTKKRAKALANALKLNLKMGSY; via the coding sequence ATGTCGGTGCCCGAAAGTAGCTTTGCCCCCCTTCCCATCGCGACGGCCCTGCTCGCCGCCTACTACACGGCCGTCATCGACATCGGGTCGAACTCGGTGCGTCTGGTTATCTATCGCATCGAAGGGCGCTCGATCTGGCCGGTGCATAACGAAAAGGTGCTGGCCGGGCTGGGGCGCGAACTGATGCGCAGCGGTCGCCTGAGCCCATCGGGTTGCCGCGACACGCTGATTGCGCTGAAACGCTTTCGCTTTATCGTCGATTCCTATCCCCTGTCTCAGGTGCACACCGTCGCCACCGCCGCCATCCGCGAGGCCGCGGACGGCCCGGGCATGGTGCAAAGCATCGAGGCCGAAACCGGCTTTAAGGTCCGCGTCCTCAGCGGGGCCGAAGAAGCCTATTATTCGGCGCTGGGCGTGCTGTGCGGCCATGACGATGCGGTTGGCGTGGTCGGAGACCTCGGTGGATCGAGCCTTGAACTGATTGATCTGCAAGGTGAAAACGCCTTTAAAGGCATCACCCTGCCTCTGGGGCCATTCGCTCTGGGGGCTCCGGCGGCGGTCGATATCGACAAGACTCTGACGCGCATCCGTGAGGTTCTGACGCCGCACAAAGATCGCTTTCAGTTTGCAACTTTTCATGCGGTCGGTGGTGCGTGGCGCAACCTCGCCATCATCTGGATGCAGAAGGCCAACTATCCGCTTCAGATCGTTCAGCAGTTCGAGCTGCCCGCGCGCGAAGCCCTCAATATCTGCCGCCTGATCGCCACGCAGTCGCCCGCCTCGCTGGAGCGCATCCGAGGCGTCACCAAGCGACGCATGGAGCATCTGGCCTATGCGGCTCTGGTGCTTCAGGCCCTGATCGAAACCTTTGGCTTCGACACCATCAACTTCTCGGCCAACGGTCTGCGCGAAGGCGTTCTGTTCGAGCAACTGCCGAAGGACGTGCAAAAGCGTGACCCGCTGATCGAAGGCTGCGCTGCCCTGGGCGCGCGTCAGGGCATCAGCAACGATATGGGGCCGGCTCTGGCCCAGTGGGTGTGCGATTTCTATGATACGGCCTCCGGCATTGACATACCGGATGTGCGCCTGATCCGCGCGGCGGCCAAGCTGGCCGATATGGGAGCGCTTCTGCACCCCGACCACCGCGCCGACCTCGTCTGTGATCAGGTGCTGCGTGCGCCTATTCCGGGGCAGAATCACGCCGAGCGCGTCTTTCTGGCCTGTACCCTGTTCACCCGTTATTCGGGAGACGCCTACACCAAGGAGCCGGTGCTGATCAGCCGCATTCTGGGCGATGACGGGCTTGAGCGCGCCACGCGGCTGGGTCTGGCCCTGCGGTTGGGCTGCGATCTGTCGGCCAAGTCGGGCGCCCTGCTCAGCCACGCCCACCTGACGCAACAGGGCCGTGATCTGGTGCTGGAGGCCAAGAGCGGCTGGGAAGACCTGCTTTTGGGCGAGCAGACCAAAAAGCGCGCCAAGGCACTGGCCAATGCGCTGAAACTCAACCTGAAAATGGGAAGTTATTAG
- a CDS encoding S46 family peptidase yields MSLKSVLTYGAAFALAAVMAPAAPGTALADEGMWTFDNFPTAKVKETYGVTLDKAWMDKVQAAAVRLSGCSASVVSPDGLVLTNAHCVIACAQDLSTPQTDYVNDGFLTKARTEEKTCPGQTAEILLSITDVTRDINAATKGLSGADFVKAQNVKSAELEKAGCGDDKTIRCQVISFYQGGEYKLYKYRRYTDVRLVFYPEYKAGFFGGDPDNFNFPRYNLDSGFLRLYENGQPVKTPQHLKFATTAPKENELVLVAGNPGSTSRLLTVSQLETLRDVTIPTQQLMRSELRGRLIQFGAESEANKKITVDTLTSLENGFKVFYGQQLALQDPRVMEAKRAEEAALKAGMSAEDKALYGDPWADLAAVQVTAKDLYLPYYFLDSSLNSSSLFSYARTLVRAAKERAKPSAERLPEFADTRLPLVEKRLLDKSNIIPAHERIFLEFRLLKAREYLTTDNAITKLMLGKESPEGLSKRLIEGTKLGDPAVRKALWDGGLAAIQASDDPMIQYALRIDDQALALRKEYEAKVSGPTRIAAEKVAKIRFKAYGNSTYPDATFSLRLSYGKVTGWTYRGQTVPAFTQFAGLYDRATGNDPYELSPKFAAAKGKIDPKIVYNFSSTNDIIGGNSGSPVINAKAEVVGAAFDGNIHSLGGAYYYDGAISRTVTVASTAILEALDKVYDQKALVKELTGK; encoded by the coding sequence ATGTCGCTGAAATCCGTCCTCACATATGGGGCCGCCTTTGCGCTGGCTGCCGTCATGGCTCCTGCCGCGCCGGGCACGGCGCTGGCCGACGAAGGCATGTGGACCTTCGACAACTTCCCGACGGCCAAGGTCAAGGAAACCTATGGCGTCACGCTCGACAAGGCGTGGATGGACAAGGTGCAGGCCGCGGCCGTGCGCCTGTCGGGCTGCTCGGCTTCGGTCGTGTCGCCGGACGGTCTGGTCCTGACCAATGCCCACTGCGTGATTGCCTGTGCGCAGGACCTGTCCACGCCGCAGACCGATTACGTCAATGACGGCTTCCTGACCAAGGCCCGCACCGAGGAAAAGACCTGCCCCGGTCAGACGGCGGAAATCCTTTTGTCGATCACCGATGTGACCAGGGACATCAACGCCGCGACCAAGGGCCTGAGTGGCGCTGACTTCGTCAAGGCGCAGAACGTCAAGTCGGCGGAACTGGAAAAAGCGGGTTGCGGCGACGATAAGACGATCCGCTGTCAGGTGATCAGCTTCTATCAGGGCGGTGAGTACAAGCTCTATAAGTACCGCCGCTATACCGATGTGCGTCTGGTCTTCTATCCGGAATATAAGGCGGGCTTCTTCGGCGGCGACCCCGATAATTTCAACTTCCCGCGCTACAACCTCGATTCCGGCTTCCTGCGTCTGTACGAAAACGGTCAGCCGGTGAAGACGCCGCAGCACCTCAAATTCGCCACTACCGCGCCGAAGGAGAACGAACTGGTTCTGGTGGCCGGCAACCCCGGTTCGACCAGCCGCCTGTTGACCGTCTCTCAGCTTGAGACCCTGCGTGATGTGACCATCCCGACGCAGCAACTGATGCGCTCGGAACTGCGCGGCCGCCTGATCCAGTTTGGTGCCGAGTCCGAAGCCAACAAGAAGATCACGGTCGATACCCTGACCAGCCTCGAGAACGGCTTCAAAGTCTTCTACGGTCAGCAACTGGCGCTTCAGGACCCCAGGGTCATGGAGGCCAAGCGCGCCGAAGAGGCCGCGTTAAAGGCTGGTATGAGCGCAGAAGACAAGGCGCTCTATGGTGATCCGTGGGCCGATCTGGCGGCGGTTCAGGTGACGGCCAAGGACCTCTATCTGCCCTACTATTTCCTCGACTCGTCGCTCAATTCGTCGAGCCTCTTCTCCTATGCCCGCACCCTGGTGCGTGCCGCCAAGGAGCGCGCCAAGCCGTCGGCCGAGCGTTTGCCGGAATTTGCCGATACGCGCCTGCCGCTGGTCGAAAAGCGCCTGCTGGACAAGTCGAACATCATCCCGGCGCATGAGCGCATCTTCCTCGAATTCCGCCTGCTCAAGGCCCGCGAATACCTGACGACGGACAACGCCATCACCAAGCTGATGCTGGGTAAGGAATCGCCCGAAGGCCTGTCGAAGCGCCTGATCGAAGGCACGAAGCTGGGTGATCCGGCGGTCCGCAAGGCCCTGTGGGACGGCGGTCTGGCGGCCATTCAGGCCTCTGACGACCCGATGATCCAGTATGCGCTGCGAATTGATGATCAGGCGCTGGCGCTGCGCAAGGAATACGAGGCCAAGGTTTCGGGCCCGACGCGCATCGCAGCCGAAAAGGTCGCTAAGATCCGCTTTAAGGCCTATGGCAATTCGACCTATCCGGACGCGACCTTTTCGCTTCGCCTGTCCTACGGCAAGGTGACGGGCTGGACCTATCGCGGTCAGACCGTGCCGGCCTTTACACAGTTTGCCGGCCTCTATGACCGTGCGACCGGCAATGACCCCTATGAGCTGTCGCCGAAGTTTGCCGCTGCCAAGGGCAAGATCGACCCGAAGATCGTCTATAACTTCTCCTCGACCAACGACATCATTGGTGGCAATTCCGGCTCACCGGTGATCAATGCCAAGGCGGAAGTCGTGGGCGCGGCCTTTGACGGCAATATCCATAGCTTAGGTGGGGCCTATTATTACGACGGCGCGATCAGTCGCACCGTCACCGTGGCCTCAACCGCCATCCTTGAGGCGCTGGACAAGGTCTATGACCAGAAGGCGCTGGTGAAGGAACTGACCGGTAAGTAG
- the purN gene encoding phosphoribosylglycinamide formyltransferase yields MKTRIAIFISGRGSNMMALVEAAKAPDFPAECVVVVSNDPAAAGLEWATSQGIEALAVDHRPFGKDREAHERAIDTELRARGVEFICLAGYMRILTPWLVTQWEGRMINIHPSLLPKYKGLHTHERAIDAGDAEAGCSIHWVSAGVDEGALIAQARVPILEGDTPDTLAARVLTEEHRLYPAAVRDILTKM; encoded by the coding sequence ATGAAAACCAGAATCGCCATCTTCATCTCCGGGCGGGGGTCCAATATGATGGCCCTTGTCGAGGCCGCCAAAGCCCCGGACTTTCCGGCCGAATGTGTTGTGGTGGTGTCCAATGACCCTGCCGCTGCCGGGCTTGAGTGGGCGACGTCGCAAGGCATTGAGGCGCTGGCCGTCGATCACAGGCCCTTCGGCAAGGACCGCGAAGCGCATGAGCGCGCCATTGACACTGAGTTGCGGGCGCGCGGCGTCGAATTTATCTGTCTGGCCGGCTATATGCGTATCCTGACCCCTTGGCTGGTGACGCAGTGGGAAGGACGGATGATCAATATTCACCCGTCCTTGCTGCCGAAATACAAGGGCCTGCACACCCACGAACGGGCGATAGACGCGGGCGATGCCGAGGCCGGGTGCAGCATCCACTGGGTGTCCGCCGGGGTGGACGAAGGGGCTTTGATCGCTCAGGCCCGCGTGCCGATCCTTGAGGGCGATACGCCCGATACGTTGGCGGCGCGGGTGCTGACAGAGGAACACCGGCTTTATCCCGCCGCGGTCCGGGATATTCTAACAAAAATGTAA
- the purM gene encoding phosphoribosylformylglycinamidine cyclo-ligase: MTEPQSNGLTYAQSGVDIDAGEALVDAIKPLAKATRRPGAEASLGGFGALFDLKAAGYDDPLIVTTTDGVGTKLRIAIDTNRHDTVGIDLVAMCVNDLLAQGAEPLMFLDYYATSKLDVDTARRVVAGIAEGCKRAGCALVGGETAEMPGMYEGEDYDLAGFSVGAVNRDKVLPKLEAQAAGDLIIALGSSGPHSNGYSLIRKVVERSGLNWADDAPFATEKSLAQALLEPTRIYISSVLPLMKAGLVTGGAHITGGGLIENPGRAIAEGLKAEFDFDGWTFPPVFQWLMQTGNIDKHEMLRTFNCGVGFVLYVKPHNADAVLAALLNAGEDAFICGQLVAG; the protein is encoded by the coding sequence ATGACCGAGCCCCAATCCAACGGCCTTACCTATGCCCAGTCCGGCGTCGATATCGACGCGGGCGAAGCGCTTGTGGACGCCATCAAACCGCTGGCCAAGGCCACGCGCCGCCCCGGTGCCGAAGCCAGTCTGGGCGGGTTTGGTGCCCTGTTTGACCTCAAGGCCGCGGGCTATGACGACCCGCTGATCGTCACCACGACGGACGGTGTGGGCACCAAGCTGCGCATCGCCATCGACACCAACCGCCACGACACGGTGGGCATCGACCTGGTGGCCATGTGCGTCAACGACCTGCTGGCGCAGGGAGCTGAGCCCCTGATGTTCCTCGACTATTACGCCACGTCGAAGCTGGACGTCGATACGGCGCGCCGCGTGGTGGCCGGGATTGCCGAAGGCTGCAAGCGTGCGGGCTGCGCGCTGGTGGGCGGGGAAACCGCCGAAATGCCCGGCATGTACGAGGGCGAAGACTATGATCTGGCCGGGTTCAGCGTCGGCGCGGTCAACCGTGACAAGGTGCTGCCTAAGCTGGAGGCACAGGCGGCGGGTGACCTGATAATCGCTCTAGGGTCGTCGGGGCCGCACTCCAACGGCTATTCGCTGATCCGCAAGGTAGTCGAGCGGTCGGGCCTGAACTGGGCTGACGATGCGCCGTTTGCCACCGAAAAGTCGCTGGCTCAGGCGCTGCTCGAGCCGACGCGCATCTATATTTCGTCGGTCCTGCCGCTGATGAAGGCGGGTCTGGTGACCGGTGGCGCGCATATCACGGGCGGCGGCCTGATCGAAAACCCCGGCCGCGCCATTGCTGAGGGGCTTAAGGCCGAGTTCGATTTCGACGGCTGGACCTTCCCGCCGGTCTTCCAGTGGCTGATGCAGACGGGCAATATCGACAAACACGAAATGCTGCGCACCTTTAACTGTGGCGTCGGGTTTGTGCTCTATGTGAAGCCGCACAATGCCGACGCCGTGCTGGCGGCGCTGCTCAATGCGGGCGAAGACGCCTTTATCTGCGGCCAGCTGGTCGCGGGGTAA
- the rnd gene encoding ribonuclease D has product MPTITTTAALTDFCAKIASAPFITVDTEFMRETTYWPKLCLIQAASEEHAGIIDPLSPDLDLKPFLDLLTDPAILKVFHACRQDVEIFNNLGAMPAPVFDTQVAAMAAGFGDQVAYDSLVRQVIKVDIDKGSRFTDWSRRPLSEQQLQYALGDVTHLARLYPKLVEKLKAQNRYEWVAAEMADLTDPKLYNTSPDDAWRRLRPRKPSLKYMAVFKEVAAWRERVAQERDQPRGRILKDEGVDEIATQLPTDAAAFDRLRSTPKGFGASKFGIELCDVIQTALAEPEKYAPKVDKAPPPVQVPASVVELLKVLLRVRCEDEGVAPKLIASVADLEKIALDDKANVPALEGWRRKVFGDDAIKLKKGELALVLNGTRVEVVELD; this is encoded by the coding sequence ATGCCCACTATCACCACGACCGCCGCCCTCACCGACTTCTGCGCCAAAATCGCCAGCGCCCCGTTCATCACCGTCGATACGGAGTTTATGCGCGAAACCACCTACTGGCCCAAGCTGTGCCTGATACAGGCGGCGTCTGAGGAGCACGCGGGCATTATCGACCCCCTGTCCCCTGACCTTGACCTGAAGCCGTTTCTGGACCTGCTGACCGATCCGGCCATCCTCAAGGTCTTCCACGCCTGCCGTCAGGATGTTGAAATCTTCAACAATCTGGGGGCCATGCCCGCCCCGGTCTTCGATACGCAGGTCGCGGCCATGGCGGCGGGCTTCGGCGATCAGGTGGCCTATGATTCGCTGGTCCGTCAGGTGATCAAGGTCGATATCGACAAGGGCTCACGCTTTACCGACTGGTCGCGCCGGCCTCTGTCCGAGCAGCAGTTGCAATACGCGCTGGGTGATGTGACGCATCTCGCCAGGCTCTATCCGAAGCTGGTCGAAAAGCTCAAGGCGCAGAACCGCTACGAATGGGTCGCCGCCGAAATGGCCGACCTGACCGATCCGAAGCTCTACAACACCTCGCCCGACGACGCCTGGCGGCGGCTGCGTCCGCGCAAGCCCTCGCTGAAATATATGGCGGTGTTCAAAGAGGTCGCGGCGTGGCGCGAGCGCGTGGCGCAGGAGCGCGATCAACCGCGCGGCCGTATCCTCAAGGACGAGGGCGTGGACGAAATCGCCACCCAACTGCCCACCGATGCGGCGGCCTTTGACCGGCTGCGCTCGACGCCCAAGGGCTTCGGGGCGTCCAAATTCGGCATCGAGCTGTGCGACGTAATCCAGACGGCTCTGGCTGAGCCAGAAAAATACGCCCCTAAGGTCGATAAGGCCCCGCCCCCGGTGCAGGTTCCGGCCAGCGTGGTGGAACTGCTGAAGGTGCTGCTGCGCGTGCGCTGCGAAGACGAAGGGGTGGCCCCGAAGCTGATCGCCTCTGTGGCAGATCTGGAAAAGATCGCGCTGGACGATAAGGCCAACGTCCCCGCGCTCGAAGGCTGGCGGCGCAAGGTGTTCGGCGACGACGCCATCAAGCTGAAAAAAGGCGAGCTGGCTCTGGTGCTCAACGGCACCCGCGTCGAGGTGGTCGAACTGGATTAG
- the ndk gene encoding nucleoside-diphosphate kinase, giving the protein MSRTFSILKPDATRRNITGAVNAVIEAAGLRIVAQKRVHFTKAQAERFYGVHKERPFFGELVEQMTAAPVVVQVLEGENAVAKYREVLGATNPEQAAEGTVRKLFALSIGENTAHGSDSDENAAIEIAQFFSEAEIVG; this is encoded by the coding sequence ATGTCCCGCACCTTCTCCATCCTGAAGCCCGACGCCACCCGCCGCAACATCACCGGCGCCGTCAATGCCGTGATCGAGGCCGCCGGCCTGCGCATCGTCGCTCAGAAGCGCGTTCACTTCACCAAGGCTCAGGCCGAGCGCTTCTATGGCGTCCACAAGGAGCGCCCCTTCTTCGGTGAACTGGTTGAGCAAATGACCGCCGCGCCGGTCGTTGTTCAGGTTCTGGAAGGCGAAAACGCCGTCGCCAAGTACCGCGAAGTGCTGGGTGCCACCAACCCGGAACAGGCCGCCGAAGGCACCGTCCGTAAGCTGTTCGCCCTGTCGATCGGTGAAAACACCGCGCACGGTTCGGACTCGGACGAAAACGCCGCCATCGAAATCGCGCAGTTCTTCTCGGAAGCCGAAATCGTCGGCTAA
- a CDS encoding ABC-F family ATP-binding cassette domain-containing protein, producing MLQITNLTYDAYGRRFFDGASLTLTPGTKAGLVGLNGVGKSTLFGLILGKSQPGGGEITTPKGWRVASVDQEIAASPQHLIDAVLAIDTRRANLLKALETADPMQQAEIHHDLYAIGADRAPSRAAEILSGLGFSNADLTRPISDFSGGWRMRAALAGALLAEPDLLLLDEPTNYLDLEGALWLEAKLKRYPNAALMISHDRDLLNESVDAIVHVVGQRLDYYSGNYDNFERMRAEKARLNAANAAKQEAERAHLQAFVDRFRAKASKASQAQSRMKKLEKLPPIAANIQDRVAPFRLPSPEKELAPPILRLDDASVGYGDTVILRNINIRLDPDDRIGVLGVNGAGKSTFAKLLAGALSEMHGTQWRDRRMTVAWFHQHQIEAMDPEDTPLEMMRRALPDDTESKRRGRLGSFGMTVEKVETKVKDLSGGERARLLLNMVAMDGPHLLILDEPTNHLDIDSRRALLDALNDYEGAVLIITHDRSLVELVADKLWLVNDGTVKTYTGTMDDYAKLVVERAKTATREEAQAAAKDKPASVNTKEARKAAAAARNAIAPLKKKADDLERQIETLGNKIKMIDLKLSDPDIYVKAATEAVKLGKEKAKLEDDLVKLEGDWMEAAEVYETAKTEAGL from the coding sequence ATGCTTCAGATCACCAACCTGACCTACGACGCTTATGGCCGTCGCTTCTTTGATGGCGCCAGCCTGACCCTGACGCCGGGAACCAAGGCCGGTCTGGTGGGGCTGAATGGCGTCGGTAAATCGACCCTGTTCGGCCTGATTTTGGGCAAGTCACAGCCCGGCGGCGGCGAAATCACCACGCCCAAAGGCTGGCGCGTAGCCAGCGTCGATCAGGAAATCGCCGCTTCACCTCAGCACCTGATCGACGCGGTGCTGGCCATCGACACGCGCCGCGCCAACCTTTTGAAGGCGCTCGAAACCGCCGATCCGATGCAGCAGGCGGAAATCCACCACGACCTCTACGCCATTGGCGCGGATCGTGCGCCGTCACGCGCCGCCGAAATCCTCAGCGGTCTGGGCTTTTCCAATGCTGACCTGACGCGCCCCATCTCGGATTTTTCCGGTGGCTGGCGGATGCGCGCGGCGCTGGCCGGGGCGCTGCTGGCCGAGCCCGACCTGCTGCTGCTCGATGAACCGACCAACTATCTCGACCTCGAAGGGGCATTATGGCTGGAAGCCAAGCTGAAACGCTACCCCAATGCCGCCCTGATGATCTCGCACGACCGCGACCTGCTCAACGAGTCGGTCGATGCCATCGTGCATGTGGTCGGGCAAAGGCTCGACTACTACAGCGGCAATTACGATAATTTTGAGCGGATGCGCGCCGAAAAGGCCCGCCTTAATGCCGCCAATGCCGCCAAGCAGGAGGCCGAACGCGCACACCTTCAGGCCTTTGTCGATCGGTTCAGGGCCAAGGCGTCGAAGGCCTCTCAGGCGCAGTCGCGCATGAAGAAGCTGGAAAAGCTGCCGCCGATTGCCGCCAATATTCAGGACCGCGTGGCCCCCTTCCGGCTGCCCTCGCCCGAAAAGGAACTGGCCCCGCCGATCCTGCGTCTGGACGATGCCAGTGTTGGCTATGGGGATACGGTCATTCTTCGGAACATCAACATCCGGCTCGATCCCGATGATCGGATTGGGGTTTTGGGGGTCAACGGGGCCGGTAAATCGACCTTTGCCAAGCTGCTGGCCGGGGCGCTGAGCGAGATGCACGGCACGCAGTGGCGCGACCGCCGCATGACCGTCGCCTGGTTCCATCAGCATCAGATCGAGGCCATGGACCCGGAGGACACGCCGCTGGAAATGATGCGCCGCGCCCTTCCGGATGACACGGAGTCTAAACGCCGCGGACGTCTGGGCAGCTTCGGTATGACGGTTGAAAAGGTCGAGACCAAGGTCAAAGACCTATCGGGCGGTGAGCGCGCGCGCCTGCTGCTCAACATGGTGGCGATGGACGGCCCGCACCTGCTGATCCTCGATGAGCCGACAAACCACCTCGATATCGACTCGCGCCGCGCCCTGCTGGATGCGCTGAACGATTATGAGGGGGCTGTGCTGATCATCACGCACGACCGCTCACTGGTCGAACTGGTGGCGGACAAGCTGTGGCTGGTCAATGACGGGACGGTGAAGACCTATACCGGCACGATGGACGACTATGCCAAGCTGGTGGTCGAACGCGCCAAGACGGCCACCCGCGAAGAGGCACAAGCGGCAGCCAAAGACAAGCCGGCCAGCGTCAATACCAAGGAGGCGCGCAAGGCCGCCGCCGCCGCCCGAAACGCTATCGCGCCGCTGAAGAAAAAGGCCGATGACCTTGAGCGTCAGATTGAGACTTTGGGTAACAAGATCAAGATGATCGACCTGAAACTTTCGGACCCGGACATCTATGTGAAAGCCGCTACAGAAGCGGTTAAGCTGGGCAAGGAAAAGGCCAAACTCGAAGACGATCTGGTGAAGCTGGAAGGCGACTGGATGGAGGCCGCCGAGGTCTATGAAACGGCCAAAACCGAGGCAGGGCTATAG
- a CDS encoding proteinase inhibitor i78, whose translation MMKKIATGSALLLLAACSTPIPAPVSPPSPPPVSRPTPQKPPEFKPVDTDKCEAKGLQYLVGKPRTQIPVPLEPSKRRVLCSTCAATMDYRADRQTIIFDTDTGIIKSVTCG comes from the coding sequence ATGATGAAAAAGATCGCAACCGGTTCGGCTCTGCTGCTACTGGCCGCCTGTTCGACACCAATCCCGGCACCGGTGTCGCCCCCGTCGCCGCCGCCCGTCTCGCGTCCGACACCGCAAAAACCACCGGAATTCAAGCCGGTCGATACAGACAAGTGTGAGGCCAAGGGCCTGCAATATCTGGTGGGCAAGCCGCGCACCCAGATCCCGGTGCCGCTGGAGCCCTCAAAGCGCCGTGTCCTGTGTTCGACCTGCGCGGCGACCATGGATTACCGCGCCGACCGTCAGACGATCATCTTCGATACGGATACGGGGATCATCAAGTCTGTCACCTGCGGTTAG
- a CDS encoding DNA polymerase III subunit chi: MTQVWFYHLERTPLRAALPDLLEKTLQKGWKAYVLGEAGDMLVGLDQHLWAYRDEAFLPHGLESEPEAARQPVLLGDSGGNANAADVLFSVSAMNLPELSPYQRCLILFEGQDETHLNWARAQWKALKARNLDLAYWKQNDAGRWEKVQ; this comes from the coding sequence GTGACTCAGGTCTGGTTCTATCATCTTGAGCGAACGCCGCTGAGGGCAGCCCTGCCGGACCTGCTGGAGAAAACCCTTCAAAAGGGCTGGAAGGCCTATGTGCTGGGTGAGGCGGGTGATATGCTGGTGGGGCTGGATCAGCACCTGTGGGCGTACCGTGATGAGGCCTTCCTGCCGCATGGGTTGGAGAGCGAGCCTGAGGCGGCGCGCCAACCGGTGCTGCTGGGCGACAGCGGGGGCAATGCCAACGCGGCTGATGTTCTGTTCTCGGTCTCCGCCATGAATTTGCCCGAACTGTCGCCGTATCAGAGGTGTCTGATCCTGTTCGAGGGGCAAGACGAAACGCATCTGAACTGGGCGCGCGCCCAATGGAAGGCGCTGAAAGCCCGAAATCTTGATCTGGCCTACTGGAAACAAAACGACGCCGGTCGTTGGGAGAAGGTGCAATGA